The genomic window CGACTCGCCATTGAGTCTTGAAGTAGAAAATGATTTTATGCCGCCGCGCTTTTGCTGCTGCGCAGCATTGAGATCCCCAGCCAAATGAACCACACAATCTGACCCAACGCAAAAATGTAAATAAACAGCTCGGCGAGAGCCGGGACAATCGAGATGATGCCCGCTAAACCGACCACTACGCCAAGGTAGTTCAGTATCCTGGAAAGTTCTCCTGTCTGCAAAGCTGCCCAACTTAACAGTATAATCCATATACCTCCTATAGCTTCATTACTGCCGGCTAATCCTCCCAACACAGAGTCAATCGTCAACCAGACCGTCCCCGCTTGAGTCGGGTCTTTACCATAGAGATCGACGACATTTTGCATGCCAATGTTGTGGATCATACCGCTAATAATGATCACGCAGCCCCAGAATATCCCGAAGACGGTCGCTGTCTGTGCTATTGCTGGTGAGCCGGCTTTCAACCGCTCGTAAAGCGATAACGACAGGACAACCATAAAGATACCCCATACAACATAGACAATCAGGTGCAGTATGTACAGGAAAGCCAGGTTGTCCGCCATTAAAGCCACCTTCTTGACAGGGTCAGCTACACCAGAAACGTCCACTACGCTGAGAAAACCTATCATACCCACTATGTAAGCTGCTGCCTCGTACAGCGCGGCAATGCCGCCTATCTTCTGTAAACTCTTCATTAATTATCTCCATATTATGAACGATATTAATAAATTTCATTGAATTGAATTGAATTGAATATGACTGTGAACTCCATTGCTTCCGGCCTTACACATTCAGCATCAGGTTCTGAGCAAACTCTTCCGCATTTTTAAGGTCTTCAGCATTCGGTTTACCCTTATTGATTCCCCCAATCAGTTTAAGAAAGCTATTAGTGTCCCACCCTGCGCAATTAAATTCATCAACTATCATATAACCTTTAGATGGCAGTTTTTC from bacterium includes these protein-coding regions:
- a CDS encoding DUF4386 family protein, with the translated sequence MKSLQKIGGIAALYEAAAYIVGMIGFLSVVDVSGVADPVKKVALMADNLAFLYILHLIVYVVWGIFMVVLSLSLYERLKAGSPAIAQTATVFGIFWGCVIIISGMIHNIGMQNVVDLYGKDPTQAGTVWLTIDSVLGGLAGSNEAIGGIWIILLSWAALQTGELSRILNYLGVVVGLAGIISIVPALAELFIYIFALGQIVWFIWLGISMLRSSKSAAA